DNA from Pecten maximus chromosome 18, xPecMax1.1, whole genome shotgun sequence:
gataCCTTAAACAGTTCTCTCTTCATTTTCTTCACAGTACTTCAAACAAGTAGGTCAAAAGTGCGGAACTTGTGGCGACTCCTATTACGGTCCTCACGAACACGAGGCTGGAGGTAAATATGGTCTGGGGATCATAGGTGCGCGGTATCCAGAAGGTACTACGTCGCTCCAGGTCACAGTTACCGTAAATGCCTATCACAAAGGATTCTTCGAGTTTAAGATTTGTTCTCACAATAACCCACTGGCACCTGTTCAGCAAGAATGTCTGGACCAGAGCCCTCTGAAAGTACGAGAGGCAAAAAAGGACAAAGATGGATTTAAGTATTACCCTCCAAAGGGCGGCGAGATTGAGCTGACTGTTGAACTTCCAAAAGGCATTCATTGTAGTCAATGTGTACTTCAGTGGAAAtataaaacaggtaaaatatatgaataaataaaatgttatcgTAATGATCATAACAAGATTACCGATCTTgcttataatatttacattatatcgGTCGATTAAGTAATATTCAGGTTATCCTAACTGATTCCTGACATTTATCGGGTATGGTATACacttgtatattttattttatttccaaGTATCTTACACTTTCATTCAAATATGCACAAAGATTAGGTTTAGAAATATACCCATATGGTAACTATGAAAATTTGTCTGTCTACGTTGGTGAAAATCTTTCATTCTATAAAATTCAATACAAATCTTCGTGTGCTAATTTCCCATCTTGTCTGTTAAAGGAAATAGTTGGGGAAAGGATCGCGATGGAAATAGCTGCCTGGGCTGTGGAGCACAAGAACAGTTCCAAAACTGTGCTGATATAAGTATAGGATTTGACGCCCCACCTGAACAGCAAACGTTTGGTTTCACAAAAAGATCCGTTACGGTTCATATGGGGCACACCAAAAGTCCAAGAACTGTGAGTCCTGATCAAATAATGGATCATCCTAGAGATGCCAATACCAATACGTTATCTCCGAGTGCACAATACGTAGTCCATGGTCAAAATGTTGCAACGATCTCTCCTGCTCTTCCACCTCCGCCTCCGAAGGTTCCCGagaaaattgacatcaatggcTTGACTCTCACGGGACAACTTCAAGATCTGCTTTCTCGACAAACACTGTCACTGACAAACCCACCCTCACCGCCATTATATATGACACAGTGGACGACTAACAGACCAAGCAAATTGGAACCACAAAGCAGGTCCCCGAAGCAAACGGGGAGTCATCAAAAAAAAAGAGGACATTCAAGCAACACAGATAACCTACAACAAAAAATCAACACACACGTTACTTCTGTGAGGAAATCGCGCTGGAGAAATGTCGCTGTTCATACAACGAAGAACACGGGGTCATTATTTGCCGATCATAACAACGCAGGAATGGTTATCAGCGCTCCTGGAACACCAGTCAAGTCCTTAACAGGAAAATCCCCTTCCAAGTATGAAGGTCCTACCGCTATACcaagcaaaattaaatctgCGAATATGCTATTAAAAGCTTTAACTGctgataataaaaacaaaccacaCTTGAAAAGTAATGGCGTACGAAAGGCAAGAACGAAGCCAGTAAAAAAACTGACAAGAAAACAAAGACGAAGGGCTGAACGGCTTGCTAGAAAACAACGGCGAGAGGCTGCTAAAAAGGCTAAGAAGGCTGAAAGACTCGCTAGAAgaagaaattcacaattatcAAGCAGGAGAAGATCAAGACGGAGGGAAATAAAAACGTCTTCCCCTAGAATGGCTGTTAGCAATCAAGATGCTTCACCGCAACCGGCTTCCAATAATGATGTCTCCAAGAAAAAGTCGGTTTCCTCTCACAATGAAAAACAGCATCCGTCACCAGTTATTGATGCAACCTCTCCTAAACTAAGTTCGAGCTCTAAAAAGGCAAAGCCAACGTCGTCTACTCTGAACAAGATTCTGGAGAAACTTAAAGAGAAGCTATTGGGTCGGTCATCTGAACATGTTCAGACGACGCTGCAAAGTACACAGACTGGTGGTTCCAGAGTGAGTTCATCCATCCATTATTCTACATCAAAGTTATCACCAGCCAGGTCTCAACAACGATATAGCCTTCCGCAGTCAACGATAAAGAATCAAGACCGATCCTTCTTACGATTAGTTGCAGGTTTGAAAAAGGCCATAAAAATGGCGGAAAAGTCTGCAGCTGGAGCTGATGTTATCAAATCCATGAAAGATCTGCTAAATGATGTTGCCAAGCGTAATCCCAACTTGGTTTGACAAGGGTCATACGCACATGGATATTACTTTTTTCTTTTGCAAACGGATGTGCAAAATCTTTCATCAATGGCATCAAAAAGTATTTATATCAAACGAACTTTTGACTGGACTGATGCTTTATTATTGATGCCAGTAATCTTGACATGATTACTAATAATATGCAAAAACATTCGATGAAGGTTGTTTTTATTATTCCATTTGATGATTTGAAAGATATGAAATGGGGGATGTGCtgtcaatttcattttattttgagataTCTATTTCTCATGATGTCATTTTATTCTATAAATGGTGAAACATAGAGTCTTAACGATACGTTACACGAACtcaaacacatgtacacatacagtatacacataTTCATACACTCAATGAGATCCGGGAACATTTATAAAGTCACAAAGTGCTGTTTCTGTTCATAAAACcccatataattttttttttttaaagtgttgtatttttgtttggttttcttCATTAAATGGCCAAAAATAGAACCTTCACAATAAGTCCTTTACATATTCACACCAAAAAGCACAAAGTAATTCTTTCAAATGACATCAGGGGAAAATTAGAGCATAGCTATGTTTATGTTGTGATTAAACCACCATATGAAAGTGATTTTAGAGTGAACTGATTTTTTTCGGTTTTCAATTAGCAAGACATGACGCAACATGactttatatatgtacaaaaagATGAAGAATGCAGTAAAATGAAGTTATTTTCATGCATATTTTGGTCACCATGTTCTTATCAGTTAAGAATTAAAACACACATTTGGTATTTTTTGTTTCAGTACCCCAGTTCAGGAATGGGGTGTTGCCTTTCCATCTGTCGGAAACTAAGAGTAAAGTAGCTTGAAGAATTTTATAAAACATGGCAGTAACCATGCACAGGGAAAAGTTTCCATCTGAAAATtggtggatttttttttttttttttttacatgtagtATTTGGTTTTGGACTGAAAAATAAACACAGCTGGAAAATgcctatatatttcaatagtaGAGCTtggttatttttatttatttgttattgttttgttttgttttcattttaatttcatcaGAAGATATATAATTGCTACAAATTTAGTTTCTGAATAATAAGTTCTTAAATTAAATACCTATAACGAATGACACTAATTAAAAGTTAATTATCAATTTACTTATATTGCTTTTAAATTGGATATATTTAAGCAAGTGATTAATTGAAACATGATTTATTTCAATAGATGAGATAAGATTTATTTGACGCAGCAATTCATAATTGACCAAATtacctatgtaccatttatcTCCACTATAGTACTGCCTTTTGCATATTGCTTCAGAGAGAAGTCTGTACAAGAGCAGAAAAAGTACTGACTTACAATCAAGTCCACACAAGCATTTAAGTATCAAGGTACAATGTTTCTGCGAATAATATATCCAATGTATGTAGTACTGATAAATCTTATTCTCTATTCAGAGGATGATTAACTAGACCTATCTATGTATAAGTTTAGTATTCAcgaattaaattaattttgaggTAACCGTTTCTAGTCagctaaaaataaaaatgtgatattCTGGTATTACGTGTTGATGTCAATATTTAAGGAAAATGCGAAATATCTATCGTGTTGATTGTTCTAGAATTGATGAATATAATGTCTTTTAAATGACAATCTCAATCAAATatgagtatatatgtgtatgtatacagatttatcctgcaactgccaccgcattgtcggaatacacccaccgtatatatttttgctgtatacagcactgacggaaaacagctgtattttggaatcttagcacgtgcgtcagttcgactgacctatttcaaagtgaaactacgtttaaaaggcgaacatatttctgtcattttggacaccgtttcacttcaaaatgagtattttttgatgattttgtttttattgttacaggataaatagaatacatggtaagtgttttaaaatataagctgtatttttggctcgggacagaaagacaaaagtggctcgccaagactcgccacttttgtctttctttaccctcgccaaaatacagcttatattttaagacactgaccatgtattctctatatattcattttttctgatatctatattctatataaatgaGCTCATATTTCTGAACTCAAATAAATGTGAGTATAAATATACCCAGTAAATATTGGTAATCAATATTTGAGGCATTTTTCTTTGGAAAATTGcttaaaagaaaataatcaaGGATGGATTATTTTGGTATTCCTTACGAGGAAAAAAGAATTAACAAAATTGAATTGTTTCTATAAAGgtacaccaaatatatataatgtatatagacGACATACCAATACGTGTGAATTGCACGTGATCTGATGTCAGACAGGTTACAGTATACGTTTTATACTTGTGTCTGATCCAATTTGTATATTTGCAAATAagtatttttaaatcaaatccAATTGGCTGTTAAGCCGTAAACAGAAGATGCATGTACATagttttgtgatatttaatcAACAAGAGTTTCAGAAAACAATTAGTAGCTTTAATTGCATACTGTGTTCAATGTACTGATTAACATGTGTTCTGGTGATAAGTTATATTTGATCATCAGTTTATATCTGTTCTTCGTTATCTTGTACATAAATAACAATAGATCTCGCTACAATACCTGATATTTCATGAGTAAATATGCAAACAAGTATTGCCTGTCAATGTTTAAAGGTTTGTATGTAAAACGCTTCTGGCAAAATGTGTTGGTTAACGTGAATCTGTGTTATTTAATATACTAGTAATAAAACTATAATAGATTGTACAGAAAAGTGCGTGAATAATAAAAagatgtaaaaataaatgtttttgcTATATAACTCATTCACATTGTATTTTAAGTGGTATTCATTGATTTCTTCAGtttttaatggttttttttattgtttgttttggaaaaaaactgATAAAGAAAACCAAAATTAACTATGATGGTCTAAATTTATTtgatgttaaataaaaacaggaaaatCTATCGAAGTTTTTCGCACCGATAAATGAGGGCAAAACGTTCATAGAATATCAATTTTACGAACATCCTTAAAAATACAAGGAGCGAGCGTCTTCTGTTATATTGAGGACACCTAACATCTTAATTTCAAATCCACATAAGtttttatttcctccaaaatgaGGAGCatgataaaaatacatataaattgaaaacaaaacatgaatcaGACAATAACACAACAATCACCACATATGCATGAtttcaaaaacataaatatattcaCGTTGTAAActaaacaatatattacatgtatatgtacatactaATACTTTATCCTGAGAAGATGAGTATATCATGTATTTGCAAAAAAGGAAGGAAAATGGGCATTGCGTATTACAGAATAGAAAGAGCCCGGATTAGACAGACatgaactgttatatatatataaagtaggatttttttttttgactaaCTTATTTGACCGGCTTATATAGGGATCTGGATCGGAAAGAGTCTGGTTTAGACAGAGTCCTAGATGTATTTTTATAGACATTTTAGTTAGACATTCATTGAtagaatatatttaatttttatatagtatacatgtataatgtatttagtATAGATTCTTccaactattttttttatctaaataatgggTCATTGGATCTTCTAATAAGATGTGAATCAATGCATGATTTGGGAATATattcaaacatatatttaatagtTCATTACCCCAGATGGACagaaatatacacaatattgtCACGAATATATATTAGCAGTAATTTGACAATACAATATAGTATGCACATTGCGCATGcattatacaacatataaaacatCTTCTGCTATACTACAATTGTAGTAGTATAGAGGTCTAATTCGTTAAAGCATGTTTAGAACAAGTTTTACAAACCCTTGCTGGAGCGGGGAAGGGAAATGCCTGCTGTATCGCACTGCGTGTCGTTAGAGGCGACCAAAAGTTTCGCCCTCTGCTGGGTCGGTGATGCTTTCTCCAATGTTTTCAGCTCGGGGAAGCTGGACAGCCCTTGAATAAGGTCCACTGAATCCCAATTTCTGTTGATCGTAGAAACCGACTAAAAAGGGTGCCCCTGAAGAATCTGGTATCTTTTTCTGTGTTCTCTATTAAGGGGCTCTCGAATAACCCTTCTTCACCCATTCCAACATCTGGGACATTATCTTATTCTTTTTTCCCCTCACCATTTTGTCTTTCTGCGCTATATTTTCTTCCAtatgtgtctccttgacatccttCCTCATATGATACTGACTGTTGCGAGAACTTTAAGCATcttaaaacaaacaagttttacaCACATTTACAGCCagaataattataaaatacatgaaCTGGTATTCTCTCATGATCACCCAATATGTTCTAACAAATCACATACATCTGTATTGTAGTTGGTGAGACAGTCAGGAAGATAAGACACCCTGGCCATTATTCCTTTACCTCCATCACATCTTATTAACTATTTGAACTTTCGTCTTTACGTTCCAAAACGTTCTTAGCAGCCATGGTCTTGCGTATATATGTGGAGGCCAAAATAATGAACGATTCTTTTTCTAGAACATGCAGCTGTGCAGATACTGTATTCTTACAACGTCACTGGAAACATCGAAGGTAGACATTTTTAACACCATGGACTTCTATATAAAGGTGTCCTCCATAACACTTTCTGAGACGGTTGTTTATTAGCCTCAGGCATTATATGATAGAAGTTTACATTGTTTACGTGTTACGGGCTTTAAACCAATATATCAATACGCTCAATTGTGTTACGACTTTTGAGTAATGCAATACATTGGTGAAAGACAGaagacattggtttggtgaaagacagtagacattggtttggtgaaagacagaagacattggtttggtgaaagacagtagacattggtttggtgaaaAAACGgtagacattggtttggtgaaagACAGAAGCCATTGGTTTGGTGAAAGACAGaagacattggtttggtgaaagacagtagacattggttGGGTGAAAGACAATAGACATTGGTTTGGTAAAATcatgtacagtagacattggtttggtgaaagACAGAAGATATTGGTTTGGTGaaagacagtagacattggttTGGTAAAAGACAGaagacattggtttggtgaaagACAATAGATATTGGTTTGGTGAAATcatgtacagtagacattggtttggtgaaaCACAATAGACATTTGTTTGGTGAAAGACAATAGACATTGGCTTGGTGAAAGACGGTAGACACTGGTTTGGTGAAAGACAAtagacattggtttggtgaaagacaatagacattggtttggtgaaagacatgtacagtacacattgGTTTGGTGAGAGACGgtagacattggtttggtgaaagacaatagacattggtttggtgaaagacagtagacattggttGGGTAaaagacagtagacattggtttggtgaaaTACAAtagacattggtttggtgaaatcatgtacagtagacattggtCTGGTGaaagacagtagacattggtttggtgaaagacagaagacattggtttggtgaaagacagaagacattggtttggtgaaagacagaagacattggtttggtgaaagacatgtacagtagacattggtCTGGTGaggacagtagacattggtttggtgaaaTCATGTACAGcagacattggtttggtgaaagacagtagacattggttTGGCGACAGACAGaagacattggtttggtgaaagagagtagacattggtttggttaaagacagtagacattggtttggtgaaagagaatagacattggtttggtgaaagACAAAAGACATTGGTTGGGTAAAAGACAATAGACATTGGTTTGGTGCAAGACAGTAGACATTGTTTTTGTGAAACACAATAGACATTTGTTTGGCGAAAGACAATAGACATTGGCTTGGTGATAGACGGTAGACACTGGTTTGGTGAAAGACAGAAGACATTGGTTGGGTGAAAGACAGAATACACTGATTTGGTGAAAGACAAtagacattggtttggtgaaagacagtagacattggttGGGTAaaagacagtagacattggtttggtgaaaTACAAtagacattggtttggtgaaatcttgtacagtagacattggtCTGGTGAAAGACAGTACACAGTGGTTTGGTGAAAGACAGaagacattggtttggtgatAGACAAtagacattggtttggtgaaagacaatagacattggtttggtgaaagacaatagacattggtttggtaaaagacatgtacagtacacattgGTTTGGTGAGAGACGgtagacattggtttggtgaaagacaatagacattggtttggtgaaagACAGTATACATTGGTTGGGTAaaagacagtagacattggtttggtgaaaTACAAtagacattggtttggtgaaatcatgtacagtagacattggtCTGGTGaaagacagtagacattggtttggtgaaagacagaagacattggtttggtgaaagacagaagacattggtttggtgaaagacagaagacattggtttggtgaaagacatgtacagtagacattggtCTGGTGaaagacagtagacattggtttggtgaaaTCATGTACAGcagacattggtttggtgaaagacagtagacattggtttggtgaCAGACAGaagacattggtttggtgaaagagagtagacattggtttggttaaagacagtagacattggtttggtgaaagagaatagacattggtttggtgaaagACAAAAGACATTGGTTGGGTAAAAGACAATAGACATTGGTTTGGTGCAAGACAGTAGACATTGTTTTTTGTGAAACACAATAGACATTTGTTTGGCGAAAGACAATAGACATTGGCTTGGTGATAGACGGTAGACACTGGTTTGGTGAAAGACAGAAGACATTGGTTGCGTGAAAGACAGAATACATTGATTTGGTGaaagacagtagacattggtttggtgaaagacagtagacattggttGGGTAaaagacagtagacattggtttggtgaaagacagaagacattggtttggtgaaagacagaagacattggtttggtgaaagacatgtacagtagacattggtCTGGTGaaagacagtagacattggtttggtgaaaTCATGTACAGGagacattggtttggtgaaagacagtagacattggtttggtgaCAGACAGaagacattggtttggtgaaagagagtagacattggtttggttaaagacagtagacattggtttggtgaaagagaatagacattggtttggtgaaagACAAAAGACATTGGTTGGGTAAAAGACAATAGACATTGGTTTGGTGCAAGACAGTAGACATTGTTTTTTGTGAAACACAATAGACATTTGTTTGGCGAAAGACAATAGACATTGGCTTGGTGATAGACGGTAGACACTGGTTTGGTGAAAGACAGAAGACATTGGTTGGGTGAAAGAC
Protein-coding regions in this window:
- the LOC117316793 gene encoding uncharacterized protein LOC117316793 gives rise to the protein MLGFHLIALLLTSYIRVSIQHGFLSWPPQRSSLWRHGFDSPINYNDNALWCGGLPYFKQVGQKCGTCGDSYYGPHEHEAGGKYGLGIIGARYPEGTTSLQVTVTVNAYHKGFFEFKICSHNNPLAPVQQECLDQSPLKVREAKKDKDGFKYYPPKGGEIELTVELPKGIHCSQCVLQWKYKTGNSWGKDRDGNSCLGCGAQEQFQNCADISIGFDAPPEQQTFGFTKRSVTVHMGHTKSPRTVSPDQIMDHPRDANTNTLSPSAQYVVHGQNVATISPALPPPPPKVPEKIDINGLTLTGQLQDLLSRQTLSLTNPPSPPLYMTQWTTNRPSKLEPQSRSPKQTGSHQKKRGHSSNTDNLQQKINTHVTSVRKSRWRNVAVHTTKNTGSLFADHNNAGMVISAPGTPVKSLTGKSPSKYEGPTAIPSKIKSANMLLKALTADNKNKPHLKSNGVRKARTKPVKKLTRKQRRRAERLARKQRREAAKKAKKAERLARRRNSQLSSRRRSRRREIKTSSPRMAVSNQDASPQPASNNDVSKKKSVSSHNEKQHPSPVIDATSPKLSSSSKKAKPTSSTLNKILEKLKEKLLGRSSEHVQTTLQSTQTGGSRVSSSIHYSTSKLSPARSQQRYSLPQSTIKNQDRSFLRLVAGLKKAIKMAEKSAAGADVIKSMKDLLNDVAKRNPNLV